GCACACTCCTCACGGCAAGACCATCTGGTGCGCGCAGTCCCTCGCACACACCTCCGGCGAGACTCCGCCGCCCCCTCCGGCTGAGTGATGTGCGTGGTGGCCAGGACCGGTAGGACGACCTCGACCCGGCGCCATCGATCGAATGTCCACGTGCGACAACGCAACGGGGCGCCCCGAAAGCGGATCATGCGGATCACGTATCGGCGCCGGACTTCAGTCATCCCGCTGGTCGGCCTGCGCGCCGCGGTCGACGAGACGATGATCCGGGTCAACGCATCCGGGATGAGCCGTCGGGGAGATGGCAGCACACGCCTGGACTCGCACGCAGCCTGCCAGGGCTTCGGCGGCGCGCCGCCGACCGGCGCGGAAACGGCGCAGATAGGACCACGCCATGGGGCCCGGGGGTACGCCGCGGGCGAAGGCGCGCATGTTGCGTTCGCCCGCGTTGTACCCCAGGGCGAGGAGTTCCTCGCGGGTGTACCGGCGCACATGGCACGCCGGAAGCCTGCCGTCGAGGTCCTTCAGGTGCAGCGCCGCCACGCGGATGGCGAAGGCGGGGTCGTCCCGCAGATCCTGCCAGCGCCCGGACAGACCGTGTACCCGTCGTACCTGCTCGAAGGCCGCCCGGTGCATGTTGGCCACCCCGAAGGACGCCTCCGGCTTCCACCACTGCCACAACCGCTCCAGCAGCGGATGGTGGGGCTTGTACGCCTCGTTGTACAGGACGCCCATCACCAGTCGCGGAGAGACACCGGCCTGCTCGGCACTACGCACCACCGCGCCGGCGTAGTCGGCCGGATCGTAGCCACCGGGCCGCAGCGGCGGCACCCGGACGCTGTCACTGTCCATGCACCTGCACGTGCCCTCAAGATCCCGCCGCAATCCCGCCCGGCGCCCATCCGCCCGGCCCGCGAAGAGCGCGCCCGCCCGGGGCGTCGGAGTGGTCGCGGCCGAGGAGGTACTCCAGCACGTTGGTCATCTGGAGCATCCGCTCAAGCACCTCCGGGCGGCTGTCCAGGTGGAAGTCGGCCCCGAGCGCGCGGGCCCGCCGGTGGATCATCAGCAGGGCGGACAGCCCCGAGGAGTCGATCCACGTCAGGTCACTGAAGCCGAGACGCACGGCCCGCGCAGACAGGAACCGTGTACTCGCTCCGACCAACTCCCACATCCCGGGCAGGCCATCCGCCTGGCGGTCGTCCGGGCCTTGACCCGGACGACCGCGTCCGTCACGTCGACGGACTCCACGAACACGCCCCCCAGCAGCAAGACCAGCATTTCGAAGACCTCCCTGCACCGCTACCTCCAGGGGAAGCCGCATCGCAGGTGCGGAGGTGGTCAATGCCGGACGGCACCTCCAGCGGAGGTCGGTGAGCCTCGACGGCCTGCTCTGGCGGTTGTCGGGGTGCGCAACCTCGGGGCCAGAGCTGTGCGCAGTGCCGGGGTAAGGATGTGGCGGGTCTCGGACGGGGTGAGGGCGGCGGGGGTAGGCAAGGGGTTGAGGTAGCGGGTGTAGATGAGGCCGCCGAGGAGCATCACCACGGCCGTGGCTCGGGCGGTCGCGTCCCGGCCACCAAGAAATTCAACAAGCCGGCCCAGCAGCTCGTGTTCCAGGTATTCGCGGATCACCTCGGCGGCCTCGTCTCCCTGGGTGGTGAGCTGCTGGAAGTCGGTGTCCTCCCACAGGTCCGTGACCGCGTCGATCAGGCGGTCGGGGAGGGTGGCCGGGTCGCCTCCGAGGACGTCGTCCACCGCCAGTGCGTTGGCGCACTGAAACTGCATCACCTCTGCGAACAGGCCCTTCTTTGAGCCGAAGTGGTAGGCGATCAGCGCCGGATCCACCCCGGCCGCCCCGGCCACCGCACGCACGGTGGTGCGTCGATACCCGTGCTCCAGGAACAACCCACGGGCCGCCGAGACGATCACCTGGCGGGTCGGCGGGTTGCCGCGAGGGCGGCCTCGGGTGCGGGCGGGTGCGAGGGCGGCGTTATTCATCAACGTTGAGCCTGTGCTTCGTGATCAGCACAGTCAAGGGCGTTCCGGGAAACACACGAAGGGATGACCCGACACCATGCGTATCGCAGTCTTCGGCGCCAACGGACCGACCGGCCGCCACCTCACCGACCAGGCCCTCGCCGCCGGCCACCAGGTCGTCGCCGTGACCCGCCGCCCCGGCTCCCTGCCCTCGCGGCCCGGCCTCACCGTGGCCATAGCCGACGCCACCGACCCGGTGACCGTCGATGCCGCGATCGCCGGGACGGACGCCGTCCTCTCCGCGCTGGGCGCACGCTTCAGCAAGGAGACCATCACCACGTACTCGGCGAGCGCCACGGCCATCACCGGGGCTATGGCCCGCCACGGCATCAAGCGACTTCTCGCCGTCAGCTCCAGCATCGCCGACCCGAACTGGCGTCCCACCGGCGCGCACTTCTTCAACCATGTGCTCGACCCGCTGGTGAACCGGCGCCTGGGCCGCACCCTTCACGAGGACATGCGCCGCATGGAGGACGTGATCCGTCGGACGAGTCTCGACTGGACCCTCGTGCGACCCTCGGGCCTGTTCGAGAACCCCGTCGTCACGGAGTACCACACCGCCGAGACCAGCGCCGACGGCGTCTTCACCGCCCGCGCCGACCTCGCCGCGAGCATGCTGCGCGAGCTGGAGGAACGGCGGTACGTCCGGACAGCCATGGGAGTCATCACCACGGCCGTGAAGCCGAATATCGCCAAGCTGATCTGGAACGAAGGCGTGAAGAAGAAGTGAGCCGGGCGACCGCCGAACTCCCGGCCAGCACACGGGCGTTCCTCACTCGCCCATACCCGGCCACCTTCACCACCCTCCGCCGCGACGGCACCCCGCACGTCACCCCCGTCCGCTTCACCTTCGACGCGTCCACCGGCCTGGCCCGGGTGACCACCCGGGCCAAGGCCCGGAAGGCCCGGAATGTGGCGGCGGGCGGCCCGGCGGACCGCGTCGCGCTCTGCCAGGCGGACGGCTTTCGCTGGGTCACCATCGAAGGCCGGGCCACCGTCACCGACGACCCCGCGCGCCTGGCCGAGGCAGTCCGCCGCTACATCGTCCGCTACCGCGCAGCCCCGCCCGCCTCGCTGGACCTGGTCGTCGTCGAGATCGCCGTCGACCACGTCCTGAGCCTCAACCTCTGAATCCCCCGTACTGAAAGCGAAGTGACCCCGCGATGCCCACCCTTCCCATCCTCGAGTCCACCCTCCACTACCGCGAGTCCGGCGACCCCGCCGGGCTGCCGTTCGTCTTCCTCCACGGCAACCCCACCTCCTCCCACCTGTGGCGGAACGTCCTGCCGGGTGTGGCCGCGCCCGGCCGCCGCCTGCTGGCCCCGGACCTCATCGGCATGGGCGACTCCGGCAAGCCCGACCTTGCCTACTCCTTCGACGACCACGCCCGCTACCTCGACGCCTGGTTCGACGCCCTCGGTCTTACCGAGGCCGTTCTCGTCGGCCACGACTGGGGCGGCGCGCTCGCCTTCGACCGGGGCGCCCGTCTCCCGGACCGGGTCCGCGGCCTTGCCTTCACTGAGACAATCATCAAGCCGCTGGTCGGCGACGAGTTCCCGGCTGCGGGGCGGGAGTTGTTCACCCTCCTGCGCACCCCCGGGGTGGGCGAGGCGATGGTCCTGGAGAAGTCGCTGTTCATCGAAGGACTCCCGGACACGGTCGCCACCCCGCTCGCCCCTGCTGACCTGGAGGTCTACCGCAGGCCCTTTCCCACCCCGCGGAGCCGCCGCCCGGTGTTGGCGTGGACGCGCATGATGCCGCTGGACACCGAGCCCGCCGACGTCGTGGCCCGCGTCGAGCACTACGACGCCTGGCTGGCCGCCAGCCCCGAAGTCCCCAAGCTGCTCGCCGCGTTCGAGCCGGGCCCGGGCGCGATGACCGACCACAGGGCCGTGGCCTGGTGCGAGGAAAACATCGCAGGCCTGGAGGTCTCCCGTCACGGCCTCGCCGGTCACCACTCCCCGGAGGACCGCCCCGAGGAACTGGCCGCGGCGATCAACGCCTGGGCCGACCGCCATGGGCTGGCGCGCCAATAGGTGCCCCCTACCACGACGTGCCGATCGTTGCGGGGCAAGCTGTGCTGCCGCAGACGGATGTACACGCCGCGATCGGCATCACCTTCGAACGCTCAGCGAACGGCAAGCCCCGGACGCCACCGCCCGGCCATCTCCTGGAAGCCCTGCCTGGGACAGCAAAAGACGCCATGGCGAAGTGACTACTCAATCAACTCATGGTCGAGGAGGGTGGTGCGGCCCCACGCCGTGTCGCTGCACGCCCCTGTCCGGGTGGGGAGTTGGGCAGTGCGGACCGGTTCAGGGGCGCACCCTGGTGCCGACTTCCGTCGGCCGGACCTCGTAGCGATCTTCTGGCAGAACCTTCGCTCCCGCCGGGCTGAGCCGGCTGGAACTGCTGCGCCAAGTCGGCAACGCCGCCTCGCGCCGTGTCGCGGAGGGCCGGGTACGGCGTGGAGGCCGTACTCCCGCCATGCCTCCCGCGTATCCCGAGGACGGCCATCTGCACGGGTGCCGTCTGCCGTCACCGTTCCGTCACAAGTAGTCACCGCACGGAACCCTGCCGCTCTCCCGCCATGTCTGCACTCACGTACCACGACCACGCGTACCGCGGGGCAACAACCGACGACCGAAACCGCGGACGAGACGACTCAGGGGGACGACGGCATGCGGCACAGCAATGGCATTCGCAGGGCGGCTCTGGCGACGACGGCGGTCACGGCCGTCGCGGCGGCGGTGACCGGCATCCTGCCCGGCACCGCCATGGCGGCGAGTACCACCACCTCCACCCCGCCGCCCGCCTGCTCGGCCTCCGCCCTCCAGGTCAGCGCCCGGCAGGCCGTCCACCGGCCCGTCGGGACCGGGACCGGGGCGGCGGTCGTGCAGTTCACCAACGTCTCCCGGAGGACGTGCGTCCTGAAGGGCCATCCGACGGTCGCGGGCGCCGGCAACGGCTCCCCCGCCCACAACACTCCGCTCAAGGTCACCCGTACCGGCAGGGCGGCCACCGTGACGGTCCGGCCGCACGGCAAGGCGTGGGTGAAGCTGACCTTCGTCCAAGTCCACGGGGAGGCCGACGGCTACTGCGTGTCGGGCAAGGACCCGGTGACGTATCCGACGATGGTCATCGGGCTGCCGCACTCCGGGAAGCACCAGGTCGCACTGAACGACGGGGTGTGGGCCGAGTGCGACAACAAGGTGACCGTCACCCCGGTCTCGGCGGTCAGGCCTTCCTGACCCCACCGTCTCCACAAATCG
This Streptomyces sp. NBC_00377 DNA region includes the following protein-coding sequences:
- a CDS encoding lytic transglycosylase domain-containing protein; translated protein: MDSDSVRVPPLRPGGYDPADYAGAVVRSAEQAGVSPRLVMGVLYNEAYKPHHPLLERLWQWWKPEASFGVANMHRAAFEQVRRVHGLSGRWQDLRDDPAFAIRVAALHLKDLDGRLPACHVRRYTREELLALGYNAGERNMRAFARGVPPGPMAWSYLRRFRAGRRRAAEALAGCVRVQACAAISPTAHPGCVDPDHRLVDRGAQADQRDD
- a CDS encoding STAS domain-containing protein: MWELVGASTRFLSARAVRLGFSDLTWIDSSGLSALLMIHRRARALGADFHLDSRPEVLERMLQMTNVLEYLLGRDHSDAPGGRALRGPGGWAPGGIAAGS
- a CDS encoding TetR/AcrR family transcriptional regulator, translating into MNNAALAPARTRGRPRGNPPTRQVIVSAARGLFLEHGYRRTTVRAVAGAAGVDPALIAYHFGSKKGLFAEVMQFQCANALAVDDVLGGDPATLPDRLIDAVTDLWEDTDFQQLTTQGDEAAEVIREYLEHELLGRLVEFLGGRDATARATAVVMLLGGLIYTRYLNPLPTPAALTPSETRHILTPALRTALAPRLRTPTTARAGRRGSPTSAGGAVRH
- a CDS encoding NAD(P)-dependent oxidoreductase encodes the protein MRIAVFGANGPTGRHLTDQALAAGHQVVAVTRRPGSLPSRPGLTVAIADATDPVTVDAAIAGTDAVLSALGARFSKETITTYSASATAITGAMARHGIKRLLAVSSSIADPNWRPTGAHFFNHVLDPLVNRRLGRTLHEDMRRMEDVIRRTSLDWTLVRPSGLFENPVVTEYHTAETSADGVFTARADLAASMLRELEERRYVRTAMGVITTAVKPNIAKLIWNEGVKKK
- a CDS encoding pyridoxamine 5'-phosphate oxidase family protein, with protein sequence MSRATAELPASTRAFLTRPYPATFTTLRRDGTPHVTPVRFTFDASTGLARVTTRAKARKARNVAAGGPADRVALCQADGFRWVTIEGRATVTDDPARLAEAVRRYIVRYRAAPPASLDLVVVEIAVDHVLSLNL
- a CDS encoding haloalkane dehalogenase; the encoded protein is MPTLPILESTLHYRESGDPAGLPFVFLHGNPTSSHLWRNVLPGVAAPGRRLLAPDLIGMGDSGKPDLAYSFDDHARYLDAWFDALGLTEAVLVGHDWGGALAFDRGARLPDRVRGLAFTETIIKPLVGDEFPAAGRELFTLLRTPGVGEAMVLEKSLFIEGLPDTVATPLAPADLEVYRRPFPTPRSRRPVLAWTRMMPLDTEPADVVARVEHYDAWLAASPEVPKLLAAFEPGPGAMTDHRAVAWCEENIAGLEVSRHGLAGHHSPEDRPEELAAAINAWADRHGLARQ
- a CDS encoding DUF4232 domain-containing protein, with translation MRHSNGIRRAALATTAVTAVAAAVTGILPGTAMAASTTTSTPPPACSASALQVSARQAVHRPVGTGTGAAVVQFTNVSRRTCVLKGHPTVAGAGNGSPAHNTPLKVTRTGRAATVTVRPHGKAWVKLTFVQVHGEADGYCVSGKDPVTYPTMVIGLPHSGKHQVALNDGVWAECDNKVTVTPVSAVRPS